From the genome of Desulfovibrio gilichinskyi, one region includes:
- the tssH gene encoding type VI secretion system ATPase TssH, whose product MINVDMKNLLSKLNTYSTNALHNAAGLCVSLTNYEVSVEHFFVKCLEDVNSDIPLILHQYGVETARLSSTLSDVLQDFKTGNSGRPVFSPMLIELFEDAWLISSVELGDTRIRSGAVLLAFLSKPNFYASGSYSSLLAEISRDSLLKDFWSIAKTSTEHKLPAATAAGSAASGATKGEGGFIERFCVDFTAKAKDGGIDPVFGRDSEMRQMVDILARRRKNNPILVGEPGVGKTAVIEGLALRITEGDVPEILSGVTLLGLDMGLLEAGAGMKGEFENRLKGVIEEIKSSEKPIILFIDEAHTLVGAGGATGGSDAANLLKPALARGELKTCAATTWTEYKKYFEKDPALARRFQLVKLDEPSVDTSVIILRGLRDNYEKSHNVIIRDDACIAAAVFSDRYIAGRFLPDKAIDLLDTTCARVKVNLSSKPAVLEDCERTVQALEREKKAVDRDRINGVSVDEQRYKEMDELIVSKIKEGDEIRENWLKEKDAAHAVLDIRKQIQDAGDNEAEVEKLKEELSKADQALADLQGEDAMVQIEVSPDLVGRVVSDWTGIPVGKMARDEAKTVVDLDTRLQARVKGQDQGLSAIAEVIRASKAGIKNPDQPIGVFLLVGPSGVGKTETGLSLADLLFGDERSVVTINMSEFQEKHTVSRLIGSPPGYVGYGEGGMLTEAVRRQPYSVVLLDEVEKAHLDVMNTFYQVFDKGILTDGEGKDINFKNTIIILTSNLATDVIQEMTGSSDEMPIDAVVSAIRPILSQHFKPALLARMNVVPYVSLNPDAMKLITRLKLGKLEKMLLNNNKMKMTYDESVIDQIASRCTEVETGARNIEYILNGNVLPQMSKKILGHMTEGGMPSSVHLSVDDDGSFAMEFLQD is encoded by the coding sequence ATGATTAATGTTGATATGAAAAACCTGCTTTCCAAACTTAACACCTACAGCACCAATGCTTTGCATAATGCAGCCGGGCTTTGTGTTTCTCTGACCAACTATGAAGTTTCAGTTGAGCATTTCTTTGTCAAATGTCTTGAGGATGTAAACAGTGATATTCCTCTAATACTTCACCAGTACGGGGTGGAAACAGCCAGACTCTCTTCAACTCTTTCCGACGTTCTTCAAGATTTCAAAACAGGTAATTCCGGCAGACCAGTATTTTCTCCTATGCTGATTGAACTTTTTGAAGACGCATGGCTTATTTCTTCCGTAGAGCTGGGCGATACCCGCATCCGCTCCGGCGCTGTTCTGCTGGCATTTCTATCTAAACCTAATTTTTATGCTTCAGGTTCCTATTCGAGTCTGCTTGCTGAAATCAGCCGGGATTCTCTGCTTAAGGATTTCTGGTCTATTGCTAAAACCTCAACTGAGCACAAGCTTCCAGCAGCAACAGCCGCCGGCTCTGCCGCTTCCGGAGCGACAAAAGGTGAGGGCGGATTCATTGAGCGTTTTTGTGTTGATTTTACTGCCAAGGCTAAGGACGGAGGTATTGATCCTGTTTTCGGTCGTGACAGTGAAATGCGTCAGATGGTGGATATTCTGGCTCGCCGCCGTAAGAATAACCCCATCCTTGTCGGTGAGCCCGGTGTCGGTAAAACCGCGGTCATAGAAGGACTGGCTTTGCGCATAACCGAGGGTGATGTTCCTGAGATTTTAAGCGGAGTGACTCTGCTTGGCTTGGACATGGGACTTCTTGAAGCCGGCGCGGGTATGAAGGGTGAATTTGAAAACAGGCTTAAGGGCGTTATCGAGGAAATTAAGTCCAGTGAAAAGCCCATAATCTTATTCATTGATGAAGCCCACACTTTAGTCGGGGCCGGAGGAGCCACTGGCGGCTCTGATGCTGCCAACCTGCTAAAACCTGCCCTTGCCAGAGGTGAACTGAAAACGTGTGCTGCTACCACATGGACTGAATATAAGAAATATTTTGAGAAAGATCCGGCGCTGGCACGTCGTTTCCAGCTTGTAAAGCTTGATGAACCGTCAGTGGATACTTCAGTTATCATTCTGCGCGGATTGCGTGATAATTATGAAAAATCACACAATGTTATAATTCGTGATGATGCCTGCATAGCCGCGGCTGTTTTTTCAGATCGTTATATTGCCGGTCGTTTTCTGCCGGACAAAGCTATCGATCTGCTTGATACAACCTGTGCACGCGTAAAAGTTAATCTGTCATCTAAGCCCGCCGTGCTGGAAGATTGCGAGCGAACTGTTCAGGCTCTTGAACGGGAAAAGAAGGCTGTTGACCGTGACCGCATCAACGGAGTTTCGGTAGACGAGCAGCGGTACAAAGAAATGGACGAACTTATCGTTTCGAAAATTAAGGAGGGCGATGAGATTCGTGAAAACTGGCTTAAGGAAAAGGACGCAGCCCATGCTGTCCTTGATATTCGCAAGCAGATTCAGGATGCCGGAGACAACGAAGCTGAAGTTGAAAAGCTTAAAGAAGAGTTGAGTAAAGCAGATCAAGCACTGGCTGATTTACAGGGCGAAGATGCAATGGTGCAGATCGAAGTCTCTCCTGACCTTGTCGGGCGTGTTGTATCCGACTGGACCGGAATCCCCGTTGGTAAAATGGCCCGCGATGAGGCTAAAACAGTAGTCGACCTTGATACTCGTTTACAGGCTAGAGTAAAAGGTCAGGATCAAGGACTTTCCGCCATTGCCGAAGTCATCAGGGCTTCAAAAGCGGGGATTAAAAATCCTGATCAACCTATCGGAGTATTTTTACTGGTCGGACCTTCCGGCGTTGGAAAGACTGAAACCGGATTGTCACTGGCTGACTTGCTTTTCGGTGACGAACGGTCGGTTGTGACTATCAATATGAGTGAATTTCAGGAGAAACATACGGTTTCTCGCCTTATCGGTTCCCCTCCGGGATACGTGGGATACGGAGAGGGCGGAATGCTTACCGAAGCAGTGCGTCGCCAGCCGTACAGTGTTGTGCTGCTTGATGAGGTCGAAAAAGCTCATCTGGATGTTATGAATACTTTCTATCAGGTCTTCGACAAAGGAATTCTTACCGACGGCGAAGGTAAGGATATTAATTTCAAGAATACCATTATCATCCTTACTTCCAACCTTGCTACGGATGTTATTCAGGAAATGACCGGAAGCAGTGATGAAATGCCGATTGATGCTGTCGTTTCGGCAATCAGGCCCATTCTCTCACAGCACTTTAAGCCTGCACTGTTGGCACGCATGAATGTTGTGCCGTATGTGAGCCTTAATCCTGATGCTATGAAGCTTATCACGCGTCTAAAACTCGGCAAGCTGGAGAAGATGCTTCTCAATAATAATAAGATGAAAATGACTTATGATGAATCTGTCATTGATCAGATTGCCTCCAGATGTACCGAGGTTGAAACAGGAGCGCGTAACATTGAGTATATCTTAAATGGTAACGTGCTGCCGCAGATGTCCAAGAAAATTCTGGGGCATATGACAGAGGGCGGAATGCCTTCTTCAGTACATCTCAGTGTGGATGATGACGGTTCGTTTGCCATGGAATTTTTACAAGATTAA
- a CDS encoding type VI secretion system Vgr family protein, with protein MAENTKPKFTFESKAVDKNTFNVVNFKGTEGISTIYRFNILLISEKTDLDLGAILQNGAEFTIKRDDGDISFNGVLSSFEQMHQAAGMVFYRAELVPHLWRTTLTHCNEIFLNKNVQDILAQALQKGGLKQGLNFDFKLQGSYPSREYVCQYDESYFNFVSRWMERDGMYYYFEQTDQGEKMIITDTHISHSPMSEGTSLSYSPPSNLDHARREEIVKNFMLKQQPLPKKVLLKDYNYLKPSLEMKAEAMVSQQGLGEIYIYGDHFKTISEGQTLAKIRAEEFLCREKLFHGVSTVPYIRTGYIFEMKDHYRQDFNQRYLTTDVVHEGSQEAYLVSGLGLHLAGDEDRLYYRNSFTCIPANTQFRAERKAAKPKFSGTMNAKIDASGSGKYAELDSHGRYKVILPFDESGRSQGKATTWLRMAQPYGGSNHGMHFPLHKGTEVLLTCIDGDPDRPIIQAAVPNPETPSLVTDNNQTKCMITTGGQNRIHMEDQSGSERILMHTPKSNTWIRMGTPNDPPAAGDGDGDGDGGDEPKKGWSRENEGGEDGYKLNTSAHMSVFAGSSASTILGNEFKFIGGSSEEVIVGNDTKVFIGFKEDVVAGLETGLSIGGEIKFAPFHTVIHEAKSKLEGEVEHLQGEVTKMSGSVTKLAGEKTVMDGELSTLRGEHNTLVAEHNKLAGSTQKLAGESSKLAGQVDKVWGEMNTVAGCLTNLCGEVTELSGDKSSIVGVMSKAIGETTKSIGEQSTVVGQTNEVAGEMNKIAGLITMV; from the coding sequence ATGGCTGAGAACACCAAACCCAAGTTCACATTTGAATCCAAGGCAGTTGATAAAAATACTTTTAATGTAGTCAATTTCAAGGGAACGGAAGGTATTTCCACCATCTACAGATTCAATATTCTGCTGATATCAGAAAAAACGGATCTTGATCTGGGGGCTATACTGCAAAACGGTGCGGAGTTCACCATCAAACGCGATGACGGGGACATTTCGTTTAACGGAGTGCTCAGTTCTTTTGAACAGATGCATCAGGCTGCGGGTATGGTTTTTTATCGGGCCGAACTGGTTCCCCATCTCTGGCGGACCACGCTGACCCATTGCAATGAAATATTCTTAAATAAGAATGTTCAGGATATTCTTGCACAGGCCTTGCAGAAGGGCGGTTTGAAACAGGGGCTTAATTTTGATTTCAAGCTTCAAGGATCATACCCGTCACGTGAATATGTCTGTCAGTATGATGAATCATACTTTAATTTTGTGTCCCGCTGGATGGAGCGGGACGGTATGTATTATTATTTTGAGCAGACTGATCAGGGCGAGAAGATGATTATAACTGATACTCATATTTCACATTCGCCCATGTCGGAAGGTACATCTCTCAGCTATTCCCCGCCGAGTAATCTTGATCACGCAAGGCGTGAAGAAATTGTTAAAAACTTCATGCTTAAGCAGCAGCCTCTGCCTAAAAAGGTGCTGCTTAAGGATTATAATTATCTTAAACCAAGCCTCGAAATGAAAGCAGAAGCTATGGTTTCGCAGCAAGGTCTCGGTGAAATATATATCTACGGTGATCATTTTAAGACTATCAGTGAAGGGCAGACTCTTGCAAAAATACGGGCTGAAGAATTTCTCTGCCGCGAGAAACTTTTCCACGGTGTATCTACAGTTCCTTATATTCGCACCGGATACATATTCGAAATGAAAGATCATTACCGTCAGGATTTTAATCAGCGGTATCTGACTACTGATGTTGTTCATGAAGGCAGTCAGGAGGCATACCTTGTTTCCGGTCTTGGACTGCATCTCGCGGGTGATGAAGACCGTCTTTATTACAGGAATTCGTTTACCTGTATTCCGGCAAATACTCAGTTCAGAGCTGAACGTAAGGCCGCTAAACCAAAGTTTTCCGGCACAATGAATGCTAAAATCGATGCTTCCGGAAGTGGCAAATATGCCGAACTGGACAGTCATGGACGTTATAAAGTTATCCTGCCTTTTGATGAGTCGGGGCGCAGTCAGGGCAAGGCTACAACATGGCTCCGCATGGCTCAGCCGTATGGCGGTTCAAATCATGGTATGCATTTTCCTTTGCACAAGGGGACTGAAGTCCTTTTGACGTGCATCGACGGTGATCCTGACAGGCCGATTATTCAAGCGGCAGTTCCTAACCCAGAAACACCAAGTTTAGTTACAGATAATAATCAGACTAAGTGTATGATCACTACGGGTGGTCAGAACCGCATCCACATGGAAGATCAGTCTGGCAGCGAGCGCATATTGATGCATACTCCTAAATCCAATACATGGATTCGGATGGGGACTCCCAACGATCCCCCTGCTGCCGGAGACGGAGATGGAGATGGAGATGGAGGGGATGAACCTAAAAAAGGCTGGTCGCGTGAAAACGAAGGTGGCGAGGATGGGTATAAACTTAATACTTCCGCGCACATGTCCGTCTTTGCCGGTTCTTCTGCCTCAACGATTCTAGGCAACGAGTTTAAGTTCATAGGCGGGTCTTCTGAGGAAGTCATTGTTGGTAATGACACAAAGGTTTTTATTGGCTTTAAGGAAGATGTTGTTGCGGGTCTTGAAACTGGACTTAGTATTGGTGGCGAGATAAAATTTGCTCCATTCCATACCGTTATCCATGAAGCGAAGAGCAAGCTTGAGGGAGAAGTTGAGCATCTCCAAGGGGAAGTTACTAAAATGTCCGGTTCGGTAACGAAGCTTGCTGGAGAAAAAACTGTGATGGATGGTGAGCTCAGTACTTTGCGAGGTGAACACAATACCTTAGTTGCAGAGCATAATAAATTGGCTGGCTCTACCCAGAAGCTTGCGGGGGAATCCAGTAAGCTTGCGGGGCAGGTAGACAAAGTCTGGGGTGAGATGAACACCGTTGCAGGGTGTCTGACTAATTTGTGCGGTGAAGTTACAGAGCTTAGCGGAGATAAGAGTTCGATTGTAGGGGTTATGTCCAAAGCCATCGGTGAAACAACTAAGTCGATCGGTGAGCAGTCAACAGTGGTTGGGCAGACGAACGAGGTTGCAGGTGAAATGAATAAAATTGCGGGCCTGATTACCATGGTTTAA
- a CDS encoding DUF2169 domain-containing protein → MKIFKEKQHSFFPRPICIKDKNYLSVGVMSFFDLNDPDNLLTEQELWKTVPGELGPKPILDQGVPKPRGEFLVTGSCHAPRGTSRPASQVRVRVGEIEKTLNVFGDRYWKNGVITKAEPFVEMPIVWPTAFGGEGFAKNPLGKGIHKLPMPDGSMAVPLPNIELPDQQIGSPGQSPDPAGFGPLDLMWPQRFDKNGTYDEKWKNERWPYFPDDMNYEFFNMACEDQFLEGYFKGGESVTIENMNSDVQVIESSLPKLRMRCFVTLNTKFKPHTFPVGALPSHQVSETDEFREVSTRLETVWFFPSIMRGLLIYRGTTEVMDEDGADVLRVLIRHEDQAVAPKTIEQYRDLQIKLLDRGVDIDMSRAEETMKKAQTSMLKVKNIPKFADDIRQKALGNRPSMPAPSPEEMLAKSQTMIAEHTTTLDKLEAMATKMHAERGHLVPINLAVFDKFRGQLTTIGQKIEATAGKLSAAKAKLETARKAAIKDVSGGLKKIKPEHLKKAGIDPDNVISPNFPFDKKVNPWHDRGFPFVVQCRKDLDDDRDTLKKLTDLGFNRKTIRRAWLGVNNSESPEVPKDWGLDGEDQFIVPAGIIVPRFDGPVLSRIQSHLSSFESDKNFLVPGSDEAALFLPSSTLIDLPSMPKAEGAPVIGVADELQALFMEQEVGDCCSVIALGSSKDKPGKEGAEALKSAQVFLIVQPEKWSEVSEYKENWEEWAKVYKTAEPLELEHGKTVFESRKSGSDIRQWVLDHLPASYAGEHTVDMGMPAKGKPPGEGFLKGFKPVFPDVKALAKGINAEVKKAMEAKFAPIKAQQDAALAQMKEVAAKYTKYGVDPAKITMGGPAGPKSSLTEIGQQVADKIRAKAADLKSKGALTPEAATKMETSAAKAKSMGIEADAKKASMLGKLKAKKIELEEGLKKLEAKELPGVAKEKFEKQGLDPDAIKPLTREEVQRMHDQGKSIAGAILSNVDLSGLDLTGADLTGCQLKRTNFKGTCLDNAKLVQTMGSEADFTKASLKGADFDRAMLSKSIFKESDLTGALAKQALFKGSNFAGATLDGADFHMAILEKTDFTKASLNGTSLNMCMVSGKADNADFRNADIKKCIFKESSLDGADFGKASIHESLFNGAKGKKVKFIGANLDKLRTGRNAEFPDADFTGATLRNAGLRETDFTGSDFRGADLESAMIDSSRLVRANFNGATARGARFTKSNLEGATMRAFDMMKGGMRKARLVDTDLRGSNLYAVDFYKSVVGNTRFEGANLKCSQLHGKLDLLDDES, encoded by the coding sequence ATGAAGATATTTAAAGAAAAACAGCATTCCTTCTTTCCGCGTCCAATATGCATAAAAGATAAAAATTATCTTAGCGTCGGGGTCATGTCTTTTTTTGACCTGAATGATCCCGATAATTTACTTACTGAGCAGGAGCTGTGGAAGACCGTGCCCGGAGAGCTTGGGCCTAAACCAATCCTTGATCAGGGTGTTCCAAAGCCGCGTGGTGAATTTTTGGTGACGGGTTCCTGTCATGCTCCCAGAGGGACGAGTCGTCCGGCTTCTCAGGTGCGAGTTCGCGTTGGCGAAATTGAGAAGACTTTAAATGTTTTCGGTGATCGATACTGGAAAAACGGAGTTATCACCAAGGCAGAGCCTTTTGTGGAGATGCCAATTGTCTGGCCCACAGCATTTGGAGGTGAGGGGTTCGCAAAAAATCCACTCGGCAAAGGTATTCATAAGCTGCCTATGCCGGACGGGTCTATGGCGGTACCGCTTCCGAATATTGAACTGCCGGATCAACAGATAGGTTCGCCGGGTCAATCTCCAGATCCCGCAGGATTTGGTCCGCTTGATCTTATGTGGCCGCAGCGATTTGATAAAAACGGCACCTATGATGAAAAGTGGAAGAACGAGCGTTGGCCGTATTTCCCCGACGACATGAATTACGAATTTTTCAACATGGCGTGTGAAGATCAATTTTTGGAAGGCTATTTCAAAGGCGGCGAGTCAGTAACCATTGAAAACATGAACAGTGATGTTCAGGTAATTGAAAGCTCGCTTCCAAAGCTTAGGATGCGCTGTTTTGTCACCCTTAATACTAAATTTAAACCGCATACATTTCCTGTGGGAGCTTTGCCGTCACATCAAGTCAGCGAGACTGATGAATTTCGCGAGGTGTCGACAAGGCTTGAAACAGTATGGTTCTTCCCCTCTATCATGCGTGGTTTGCTGATCTATCGCGGTACAACTGAAGTTATGGACGAAGATGGAGCAGATGTGCTTCGCGTGTTGATCCGTCATGAAGATCAGGCCGTTGCGCCTAAGACCATCGAGCAATATAGGGATTTACAGATTAAGCTGCTTGATCGTGGTGTGGATATTGATATGTCCAGAGCTGAAGAAACCATGAAAAAAGCTCAGACATCCATGCTCAAAGTCAAAAATATTCCGAAATTCGCAGATGATATCCGCCAAAAGGCACTTGGAAATCGGCCTAGTATGCCTGCGCCATCTCCGGAAGAGATGCTTGCTAAATCGCAGACCATGATTGCGGAGCATACAACCACGCTTGATAAACTTGAAGCAATGGCAACTAAGATGCACGCTGAAAGAGGGCATTTGGTCCCTATTAATCTTGCTGTTTTCGATAAGTTTAGAGGCCAGCTTACTACTATCGGGCAGAAGATTGAAGCTACTGCAGGTAAACTCTCCGCAGCGAAAGCAAAGCTCGAAACAGCTCGGAAAGCCGCGATTAAAGATGTCTCAGGCGGTTTGAAAAAGATTAAGCCTGAGCATTTGAAAAAGGCTGGAATAGATCCTGATAATGTTATTTCTCCGAATTTTCCATTCGATAAGAAGGTTAACCCTTGGCATGATCGTGGTTTTCCGTTTGTGGTGCAGTGCCGCAAAGATTTAGATGACGATAGAGATACTCTAAAAAAACTAACTGATCTCGGGTTCAATCGCAAAACAATCAGACGTGCATGGCTTGGCGTGAATAATAGTGAAAGTCCGGAAGTTCCTAAAGATTGGGGGCTTGATGGCGAAGATCAATTCATTGTGCCAGCAGGGATTATTGTTCCTCGCTTTGACGGTCCGGTTTTAAGTCGTATCCAAAGTCATCTTTCGTCTTTTGAAAGTGATAAAAATTTTCTTGTTCCCGGTTCCGATGAAGCCGCATTGTTTTTACCCAGTTCAACTCTTATTGATTTACCGTCCATGCCGAAAGCAGAAGGCGCGCCCGTTATCGGTGTCGCCGATGAATTGCAGGCTTTGTTTATGGAGCAGGAAGTGGGGGATTGCTGTTCGGTTATAGCTCTTGGATCTTCTAAAGATAAGCCGGGCAAAGAAGGAGCAGAAGCTCTTAAAAGTGCGCAGGTATTTCTGATAGTACAGCCTGAGAAGTGGAGCGAGGTTAGTGAGTATAAGGAAAACTGGGAAGAGTGGGCCAAGGTCTACAAGACGGCCGAACCTTTAGAACTTGAACACGGTAAAACCGTTTTTGAGTCCCGCAAGAGCGGTAGTGATATCAGGCAGTGGGTTCTGGATCATTTGCCTGCATCATATGCGGGTGAACATACAGTTGATATGGGGATGCCTGCGAAGGGCAAGCCGCCGGGAGAAGGTTTTCTTAAAGGATTTAAGCCTGTTTTTCCTGATGTGAAAGCTTTGGCGAAAGGCATTAATGCTGAAGTCAAAAAAGCTATGGAAGCAAAGTTTGCACCTATTAAAGCACAGCAGGATGCCGCGCTCGCACAGATGAAAGAGGTTGCAGCTAAGTATACAAAGTACGGTGTTGATCCTGCTAAAATTACTATGGGCGGCCCTGCCGGGCCGAAGAGTTCTCTTACAGAAATAGGACAACAAGTCGCGGATAAAATCAGAGCCAAGGCTGCGGACCTTAAGTCTAAAGGAGCGTTGACTCCTGAGGCTGCCACAAAAATGGAGACTTCGGCCGCTAAAGCAAAGTCCATGGGTATAGAGGCTGATGCAAAAAAAGCGAGTATGCTTGGCAAGTTGAAAGCCAAGAAAATTGAACTGGAAGAAGGTTTGAAAAAGCTTGAGGCCAAAGAGTTGCCTGGCGTAGCTAAAGAAAAATTCGAGAAGCAAGGTCTTGATCCAGATGCGATCAAGCCGTTAACCCGTGAAGAAGTGCAGCGTATGCATGATCAGGGTAAGAGCATAGCAGGCGCGATTTTGTCTAATGTGGATTTGTCAGGACTTGATCTGACTGGCGCAGACCTTACAGGATGTCAGCTTAAACGGACAAATTTCAAAGGAACATGTCTGGATAATGCAAAACTTGTGCAGACGATGGGTAGCGAGGCTGATTTTACAAAAGCATCTCTTAAGGGAGCTGATTTTGATCGTGCTATGCTAAGTAAATCTATTTTTAAAGAGAGTGACTTGACCGGCGCGCTGGCTAAACAAGCTCTGTTCAAAGGCAGTAACTTCGCCGGAGCGACGCTTGATGGTGCTGATTTCCATATGGCAATTCTTGAAAAAACTGATTTTACTAAAGCCAGCCTGAACGGAACCAGTCTCAATATGTGTATGGTCAGCGGAAAGGCTGATAATGCTGATTTCCGTAATGCGGATATTAAAAAATGCATATTTAAAGAAAGCAGTCTCGACGGTGCTGATTTTGGAAAGGCATCTATACATGAAAGCTTGTTTAACGGAGCAAAAGGTAAAAAAGTAAAATTTATAGGAGCCAATCTGGATAAACTCAGAACCGGCCGTAATGCAGAATTTCCTGACGCTGATTTTACAGGCGCGACTTTGAGAAATGCGGGACTCCGTGAGACTGATTTTACAGGCTCGGATTTTCGCGGTGCCGACCTTGAAAGTGCAATGATCGATAGCAGCAGACTGGTCAGAGCCAATTTTAACGGAGCCACTGCAAGAGGGGCGCGTTTTACCAAAAGTAATCTTGAAGGGGCTACGATGAGAGCCTTTGATATGATGAAAGGTGGTATGCGCAAGGCCCGTCTGGTTGATACGGATTTGCGCGGTTCTAATCTCTATGCTGTTGATTTTTATAAATCTGTGGTTGGGAATACCCGTTTTGAGGGGGCTAATTTGAAGTGCAGTCAACTGCATGGCAAGCTTGACCTTCTGGATGATGAGTCATGA
- a CDS encoding pentapeptide repeat-containing protein, translating to MSTLTREEILSAISGNRTLENVDLTGADLSGVDLTGGRFYDAVMRDVNFSGANLLKTGFKNCDFGGANFNGTDLTKVNFQGMSFVGGSFKDAKLHMSLLQKTDFSGADMQGAELSWSMAQHSNFEGADMRSMKIFKTVMSHSNLNKVKLAGANLDRVVFNGSTFKGAELKGGSYFKIMLREADLEGQDISGQLFAQVLLDGANLKGANLSGADISMSNFMKADLSGANLSGATARSCMFNGAVARETDFTNAELTKAYFGGADVTMANFSGATMVHAIFAKTVCHVTQFVGAKLQHSDFSHADLTHANFTSASMYRAKLHRIIEKDTRWDGASLIMLQGTDKDLEEAENWLPRK from the coding sequence ATGAGCACTTTAACCCGTGAAGAAATATTGTCGGCCATATCCGGCAACCGGACTTTGGAAAATGTTGACCTGACAGGTGCTGATTTGTCCGGTGTGGACCTCACAGGTGGGCGGTTTTATGACGCCGTGATGAGGGATGTTAATTTTTCCGGAGCGAACCTGCTTAAAACAGGTTTTAAAAATTGTGACTTCGGAGGAGCAAATTTTAACGGGACAGATCTTACCAAAGTAAACTTTCAGGGTATGAGCTTTGTCGGCGGTTCATTTAAAGACGCCAAGTTGCACATGTCATTGCTCCAGAAAACCGATTTTTCCGGTGCGGATATGCAGGGCGCGGAACTTTCGTGGTCCATGGCTCAGCATTCAAATTTTGAAGGCGCGGATATGAGGTCCATGAAGATCTTCAAAACTGTAATGTCTCATTCCAATTTAAATAAGGTTAAGCTGGCCGGAGCCAATCTTGATAGAGTTGTTTTTAATGGGTCGACTTTTAAGGGCGCAGAACTTAAGGGCGGATCATATTTTAAAATAATGCTTCGCGAAGCTGATCTTGAAGGGCAGGATATTTCTGGTCAGCTGTTTGCGCAGGTCTTACTGGATGGCGCAAACCTTAAAGGTGCGAATCTTTCCGGTGCTGATATTTCTATGTCCAATTTTATGAAAGCGGATCTTTCCGGTGCTAATCTTTCCGGAGCCACGGCCCGCAGTTGTATGTTTAACGGTGCGGTCGCCAGAGAAACTGATTTTACTAATGCAGAGCTTACTAAGGCGTATTTCGGCGGCGCGGATGTTACCATGGCAAATTTTTCAGGGGCAACCATGGTGCATGCAATTTTTGCCAAGACCGTTTGCCATGTGACTCAATTTGTGGGTGCTAAATTACAACACTCGGATTTTTCTCACGCAGATTTGACTCATGCAAATTTCACCAGCGCATCTATGTACCGCGCTAAATTACATCGGATAATTGAAAAAGATACCCGCTGGGACGGGGCTTCACTGATTATGTTGCAAGGGACAGATAAAGATCTTGAAGAAGCTGAAAACTGGCTTCCACGTAAATAA
- a CDS encoding DUF3540 domain-containing protein: protein MDNLARKHEQVAPQLEYGQILSEGDHLKVSTSFGEVEAKCAVSCLVRPEKGDSVLLSLDGLGGAWVLSVLTRAGDTPTSLELEGDSVLRIKGGSLSVVSDEELNCISGKAALHAAKVDISADSVSLTSRLFVSNVEKVKRVAVTIDEISQEFTRRVKNYFRFTKEHEDCQAESRRQLVDETMTIHSKNTIIVSEEHVKIDGELIHMG from the coding sequence ATGGATAATCTCGCTAGAAAGCATGAACAGGTCGCGCCGCAGTTAGAATATGGACAGATTCTGTCTGAAGGGGATCACTTGAAAGTATCAACTTCCTTTGGCGAAGTTGAGGCAAAGTGCGCGGTGAGTTGTCTGGTAAGACCGGAAAAAGGTGATTCGGTATTGCTTTCCTTGGACGGTCTGGGCGGAGCATGGGTCCTGTCTGTGCTTACCCGCGCCGGTGATACTCCTACATCGCTTGAGCTTGAGGGAGATTCTGTCCTTCGGATTAAAGGGGGCAGTCTAAGTGTCGTTTCTGATGAGGAACTTAACTGCATAAGCGGTAAAGCCGCTTTGCACGCCGCAAAGGTGGATATTTCCGCAGACAGTGTTTCACTCACCTCGCGCTTGTTTGTAAGCAACGTGGAGAAAGTTAAACGGGTGGCCGTGACAATTGATGAAATCAGTCAGGAATTTACCCGCAGGGTTAAAAATTATTTCCGGTTTACAAAAGAACATGAGGATTGTCAGGCTGAATCCCGCAGGCAGCTTGTGGACGAAACCATGACCATCCATAGTAAGAATACTATCATTGTTTCAGAAGAGCATGTTAAAATTGACGGCGAACTCATACACATGGGTTAA
- a CDS encoding DUF4150 domain-containing protein, producing the protein MFALTQGAGMDLGFPDVCLTPAGPVPVPIPYPNMAESATTAPAAYNVLVDCMPTLNQVSLGLVSEGDEPGVEMGVVSHLESGQTEYLVGCITIMADGMPVQRLTSVTGQNCLAVMPNAPGVCICPSQCTVLTLG; encoded by the coding sequence ATGTTTGCATTAACTCAAGGCGCAGGGATGGATTTAGGTTTTCCTGACGTCTGTCTGACTCCGGCGGGGCCTGTGCCCGTGCCCATTCCTTATCCAAATATGGCAGAGTCCGCGACGACTGCTCCGGCTGCATATAATGTGCTTGTAGATTGTATGCCGACGTTAAATCAGGTTTCGCTAGGCCTTGTCAGTGAGGGGGATGAACCCGGAGTTGAAATGGGCGTAGTTTCTCATCTTGAATCCGGTCAAACCGAATATCTTGTAGGCTGCATTACTATTATGGCGGACGGGATGCCTGTTCAGCGGTTGACCAGCGTAACGGGGCAGAATTGTCTGGCTGTAATGCCTAATGCTCCGGGTGTGTGCATCTGCCCCAGTCAGTGCACTGTGTTGACTTTGGGATAA